The genomic segment CGGTGTATCGCTCCCAGACGTTCACCCCGACCGCCCAGAGTGCTCCAGGATCTTCGATGACCTCGCATCGGCCCTCGAGCGAGACGCCGCGGAGAGTGTCGTACGTCAGTCCATCGTCTATCAGGACAGTTGCTCGCGGATCGCGAAGAAGGTTGACCGTCTTCTGGGCCTTGGCCTTTGTCTCGAACCAGATGACGCCGTCAATGAACGCGAACCACATGGCAACGGCGTGCGGGTGCCCTGTGCCGCCGAGGGTGACGAGGCTCGCGGTCCGCTGCGTGGGGAGGAAGGCGAGGATTTCCTCGTCGGTCATGGCGACCTGCGATCGCTGGTTGGTGCCCATGAACTCTCACTCTCAAAGGTCGCCACCCAGTGCGGCGCACGCGATGTTCATCGTGGCGGACTTGGTGAGAAGTACAAAACCCCCACTCCGACACAGCGTGTGAGGGTCATGAACACCAGCGTCCAGACCACGGGAAGTACAAAACCCCCACACCGGCGAGAGTGTGAGGGTCATGCGTGTCCGAGGGGGGACTTGAACCCCCACGCCCCTTACAGGGCACTAGCACCTCAAGCTAGCGCGTCTACCATTCCGCCACCCGGACATTCGCTCCCAGGAGCGCGGTGCAGCACTGAACTTTAGCAAACCTCCAGCGGACAACCGAATCCGGTCTAGGTCGACCGCTGACCGTAGATGGCGAGGTCCAGAAGCCTGTCGAGGTAGGCGTCGACTTCGTCCATGTCGTAGCCGCGCCGAATCCGTACGGGTGTGAATCGTGATCGGGTGATCCGCTGAGCAAGGTCACGGTCGGGTGCGCGTTCGAGGACCAGGGGCTCGATCTTCATGATGAACGCATTGACCTCGTCGATGTCGTAGCCCTCAATCCAACGAACGGTGGAGAAGGCGAGGCCCGGTGGGTGCGTCATAAGTGGAAGTTTGGCAGAATAGCGCTGCACAAATTAGTTGAGGCCCCGGGAAGTATGAGTTCCCGGGGCCTCGCCTTGTACGAGTGTGATGCTCTCGAACTATCCGGAATCTCGATCATCACCCGCCTGCCACATCACTGGCTTGCTGCCTTTGACTTGCGTCGCTGGCCATGGGTTCAAACTTTGATTCTTTCCTGCTCTCCCGAAGGAGTGCGTAGGTCATTTGTATGCCCTGGCCCAAGGGTGCGCAATACCTTTTCTAGAAGTTTTTTGGGTATTTTTCCCGATACACAGGGTTGCCCACAGACCTCGGTATGTCACCCACAGGATGGCGCCAGTTGTGCACATCTTTTCCACACTTTGAGCTCCAAAAGTAGGTCAGAGAATTGTAGAAATTGCGTGAATCACGACGCCGGCGAGTCCACCGACCACGGTTCCGTTGATCCGAATGAACTGAAGATCGCGTCCAACATGGAGCTCGATGCGCTCAGCAGTCTCCTTGCCGTCCCATCGATTGACGGTCGCGGAGATGATCGTCGCGACTTCGTGCCCGTAGTTGTTGACTGCGTATGCCGCGATGTCGGAGATGGTCGCGTCGAGACGGCGACTCAGGTCGGGATCGTCGATCAGTTTCTGCCCAAAGGCGTCGACCTCCTCGCGAGCTCGACGGCGGAGCAGCCCGTTCTCGTCTCCCAATGAACCGATCAACGCTCGGCGCAGGGCGTCCCACAGCTGGATCGATGTGGCGATCACCCTGGGCTGCGACAGCATGCGTTCCTTGAGGTTCTCGGCGCGCTCCATGGTCGCTTCATCGTGCTGCAGGTCGTGCGCGAGCTGGACGAGCCAGCGGTCGAGCGTTACGCGTGCCGGATGACCGGGCGTACGGCTGATCTCGGCGACCCATTCGACGACCTGCTCATGCACCCAGCCGGCAACGCGCTTGTCGAGCCATTGGGGCGTCCACGCGGGCGCTCGGTTCTCGATCAAGGCTGAGACTTCGTCGTCGTTGTGCAGGAGCCAACGGCCGAGCTCGTCGAGCACCAGATCCACGAGCCCGCGATGCGCGTCGTCTCGCAGCACCTCCTCGAGCAACTGCCCTATTACCGGGCTGAGGTGCTCTTCCTTCATACGGGGAATGAGCGCCTCTTCGATGATGGCCGCAACATCGGTCTCCTTGATGTGCGACAGCGCATCAGAAAGGATCCGCGATGCTTCAGTGACGACACGTTGGCTGTGCTCCCCCGTCACCAGCCAGTCACCGATGCGACGACTGACTTCGGCCGACTGGATGCGCTCGCGGATGACTTCTTCGCGTAGGAAGTTGTCAGCCACGAACTCCTGGAGGCTCTCCCCCAGCGACTCCTTCCGCTTCGGAATGATCGCGGTGTGTGGAATCGGTAGACCCAACGGGTGACGGAACAACGCCGTCACGGCGAACCAGTCGGCGATCGCACCGACCATCGCGGCTTCGGCGCCGGCGTTCACATATCCGACGAATCCGTCCTCGTTGCGAGTGAAGACGTAGATGACGGCGGCAAGGACTAAAAGGGACAGAGCCAGGGCACGCATCTTGCGCAAACCCTTGAGACGTACCGCGTCGCCCTCCGACAAACCCTCCGGCATCTGGAAGCTCGCGGTGCTTTCTGGCGACGTCACACGCCGAAGACTATCGGCGACGATCGAGGGTTGCGCTGCGTACACTTTCAGCCATGAGTTTCAACGAAGGCGCCTCGCTGGACACAAGTCAGGTCACCGGCGGTGGCGGAGGGCGCAGTGGAGCTGCGATTGGCGGCGGTGCTGGCGGCATCATCCTCTTGATCCTCGGCCTTATCTTCGGACAGAACCTCACTGGTTCGTCCAACCCGTTCGACACCGGCCAGGTGACTGGCGGAGGCACAGAGTCGACCGCGACATTCGATCAGTGCAAGACCGGCGCGGATGCCAACCGCGACGATGTCTGCCGTATCATCGGCACCGTGAACAGCGTCCAGGCTTACTGGACCGACGCGCTGCCGGCCGACGTTCAGCGGCAGTACCAAGAGGCCAAGACCGTGATCTTCTCCGGTCAGACTCAGTCCGCATGTGGCACCGCCTCCGGCGCGACTGGGCCGTTCTACTGCCCGGCCGACCAGAGGGTCTACATCGACGCGTCCTTCTTTGATGAGCTCACCTCCAAATTCGGAGCCGACGATGGCGCGCTCGCGCAGGAGTACGTCGTGGCACACGAGTACGGACACCACGTCGAGAACATCCTCGGCATCCTCGCCAAGGGTCAGGACGGCAAGTCCGGCCCGCTGAGCGGCGGCGTACGTATTGAGCTGATGGCTGACTGCATGGCTGGCGTGTGGGCCAACCACGCTGCCAACACCAAGGACGACAACGGCGTGACGCTGCTGAAGCCGCTGACAGAGGACGACATCAAATCGGCCCTGTCTGCTGCTGCGGCGGTCGGCGATGACCACATCCAGGGCACTCTCGGCGGCGGCAACATCAACCAAGAGTCCTGGACACATGGCTCAAGCGAGTCGCGTCAGAAGTGGTTCCTCACGGGCTACAAGAGCGGCAACGTCAATACGTGCGACACGTTCGCCACGAACGACCTCTGATCGGTGGATGGGACTCGGCCCACCACGTCACGGTTCCGCGCTGAACTCTGGATCGTCCTAGGGCTCTCGCTCGGCCAGTCGGCCGTCTATGCCCTGCTGAGCCTCATCATCCAGCTGACTGGAAAAGGCGTACGCAATTCAACGGCGACTCTCAACGGGTCGCGCAGTGACCGTGAGTGGCTCGACTTCACTCTGCAGGTGCTGGGGATCGGCTTTGCGCTCGTCCCTGTCGTACTCGCGCTCTACCTGCTGAGCCTCGATCCCGACAAGCCATCGCCACTGCGTCGCCTCGGCATCACCGGTACGCGTCGGGGGCGCGACGTGCTGTGGGGCATGGGTCTTGCCGCCGCCATCGGACTCCCCGGTATCGGCCTGTACGCCGCCGGGCGCGAACTCGGCGTTACGGCGGAGGTCATCCCAGCGCCGGTTGACCAGTACTGGTGGACGATCCCGATCCTGATCCTGGCGGCCCTGCAGAACGCGATCCTCGAAGAGGTTGTCGTGGTCGGATTCGTCATGACTCGGCTGCGTCAGATCGGCTGGAGCATGTGGGCGACGATCGTCACGAGTGCCTTGATCCGCGGTAGCTATCACCTCTACCAGGGCTTCGGGCAGGCGCTGGGCAACGTCGTCATGGGCCTGGTCTTTGGCTACTGGTTCACCCGCACGAAGCGAGTGCTGCCGCTGATCGTTGCCCACACGATCCTCGACGTCGTCGTGTTCGTTGGATACGCAGTCCTCAAGGAACACGTGGACTGGCTGTGAAGATTCGGTACGACGAAGCGCTGCCGATCACCGCTCGTCACGACGACATCGCGGCTGCCATGCGCGACCACCAGGTCATCGTGGTTGCCGGCGAGACCGGCTCCGGCAAGACGACCCAGCTGCCGAAGATCGCGTACGAGCTGGGACAACGCAGCATTGCCCACACTCAGCCGCGCCGGATTGCGGCTCGAGCCGTTGCCAAGCGCATCGCCGAAGAATGCGACGTCGAGCTCGGTGCGGAGGTTGGTTATGCCGTGCGGTTCGACGACAAGACATCCGCCGGCACAGCGATCCGGCTCGTCACTGACGGTCTGCTCCTAGCTGAGGTGCATTCCGATCGCAGCCTCAAGCGTTACGACACGATCATCATCGATGAGGCGCACGAGAGGTCGCTGTCGATCGACTTCCTGCTCGGCTATCTCAAGCAGCTACTCCCCCGGCGTCCGGATCTGAAGGTCGTCATCACCTCGGCGACCATCGATGTCGACCGGTTCGCGGCGATGTTCAATGCACCAGTGATCGAGGTCAGTGGTCGTACGTACCCCGTCGAAGTTCGCTACAGGCCACTCGCCGAGACCGGCGCCGACGATCAGCTTGATGCCATCGCTGCCGCCATCTCCGAGCTGCCCCGAGACGGCGACATCCTCGTGTTTATGTCCGGTGAGCGCGAGATCCGCGATGCCGCCGACTACCTGCTGGGCAAGAAATACCCGCGTACCGAGATCCTGCCGCTGTTCGGTCGACTCGCCGCTGCCGACCAGCAGAAGATCTTCAGCTCACACCCCGGCCGCCGTATCGTCCTGGCGACCAACGTCGCGGAGACATCGCTGACCGTGCCGGGCATCCGACATGTCATCGATCCCGGCTTTGCTCGCATCTCCCGATTCAGTCAGCGCCTCAAGGTCCAGCGGCTGCCGATCGAGCCCATCTCTCAGGCCAGTGCCGCACAACGATCCGGTCGCTGCGGTCGTGTCGCGGACGGCATCTGCATCAGGCTCTACTCGGAAGAGGACTTCGACGGCCGACCCGAATTCACCGATCCAGAGATTCAGCGGACCAACCTTGCTTCGGTGCTCTTGCAGATGGCGTCGCTCGACCTCGGTGCCATCAAAGACTTCCCGTTCCTCGATCCGCCGGACTCGCGCGCCGTCACGGACGGCCTGAACCTTCTGTACGAACTCGGTGCGATGCATGCCGAACGTCTCACCAAGGTCGGCCGGAAGATGTCGACTCTGCCAACCGATCCGCGACTGGGTCGCATGCTGCTCGCAGCCGACAAGCTCGGCTGCCTGGCTGACGTGCTCGTGATCGTGTCGGCCATGTCGATCCAAGACCCACGTGAACGCCCGCTCGAGCACCAACAGGCTGCCGACGAGAAGCACAAGCGCTTCGTGGAGCCAGATTCGGACTTCCTGTCGTGGCTCACGCTGTGGAAGTACATCCGAGAGCAGCGTGACAACCTCTCAAGCTCGGCGTTCCGTCGTATGTGCCGTGACGAGTACCTGCACTACTTGCGCATCCGCGAGTGGCAGGACGTTCACTCCCAGCTGCGACGCACCGCCAAGGACCTGGGCATGAAGGCGGGAAGTCCGAATGCCGATCCCGATCTCGTTCACCAGGCACTGCTTAGCGGTCTGCTGTCGCACGTGGGACTCCGCGAGCCGGACGGTCGTGAGTTCCTCGGTGCGCGGCAGGCGAAGTTCATGATCTTCCCGGGCTCCGGTCTGGCGAAGAAGCCGCCACGTATGGCGATGGTCGGCGAGCTGGTTGAGACCAGCCGGCTGTGGGGTCGTACCGCCGCCAAGATCCAGCCCGAGTGGGTCGAAGAAGCCGGCGAGCACCTGGTCAACCGGTCATACAGCGAGCCGCACTGGTCGACCAAGCGTGGATCGGTCATGGCTCGCGAGAAGGTGTTGCTCTACGGCATCCCAATCATCGTCGACCGGCTCGTCCAATACGGACGCGTCGACCCCGTGGTGTCCCGCGACCTGTTCATCCGCCATGCCTTGGTGCAGGGCGAGTGGCGTACGCATCACCGCTTCTTTGCGAAGAACCAGGCAATGGTGGGCCAGGTCGAGGAGCTAGAAGACCGGCTGCGTCGACGTGACCTCCGGGTGGATGACGAGACGCTCTACACGTTCTACGACCAACGGGTGCCCACCGACGTCGTTTCGACCCGGCACTTCGACACCTGGTGGAAGAAGACGCGCGTCGAGCATCCGGATCTTCTGACCTTCGATCCGGCGATGCTCAGCCACGGCGCTGACGGCGCCGACGATGAGTACCCGCGCGAATGGCACTCCGACGGCGAGGCATTCCCGCTCTCCTACGCGTTTGAGCCCGGCATGGAGGCCGACGGTGTCACCGTCGACCTCCCGATCGAGCGACTGCTGACGGTTGATGACCGCGCCTTCGACTGGCATGTGCCTGGTCACCGGGTTGAGCTCGTCACCGAACTGATCCGCTCACTGCCCAAGCGACTGCGACGCGAATTCGTACCGGCCGGACAGTTTGCTCCGCGGCTGGTCGAGGCCATGGATGCCAGCGCCAGCGATCTCAGCAGCGAGCTCGCGCGTCAGATGCGGCTACTCAACGGGACTGTCGTTCAGCCTGAGGACTTTGACTTCGCTGCTCTGCCCGGACACCTGCGGGTGACGTTCCGGGTACTCGAGAACGGCAAGGAGCTCTCTCGCAGCAAGGATCTCGGCGATCTGCGAACCGAGCTCTCGAGCTACGTACGTGCGGATCTTACGAAAGCGGCTCGACAGGAGGAGCGGGCCGGCCTGCTCGACTGGACGGTGGGCGACATCGATCGCTCGATCACGGCCGGCCAGGTCACGGGCTACCCCGCTCTCGTCGACGAGGGCAAGTCTGTCGGCCTTCGAGTGCTCGACTCCGAAGCTGAGCAGGCTGCAGCAATGGTCCGAGGACAGGCCACGCTGCTCTCGTTCCATCTGGCAGCCCCAGTCCCCCAGATTGGTCGATCGCTTGATTTGCACTCCAAACTGCTGCTCTCGACAGGCCCGTACGCAGACGCGGCGGCCGTGATCGAGGAGTGCTGGCTGGCTGCGATCGAGTCGCTCATCCCCCGCCATGGAGGGCCCGTCTGGGACGAGGAGTCATTCAACGCACTGCGCGAAGTCATACGGGCGGATGTCTACGACGAGACCGAACGAGCCGTCCACAGCGTGATCGCCGCCCTCAAGGCTCTCGGCGAGGTTGAGATAGACGAGTCGGAAGCCGGCGAAGACGTACGAGTGCAGCTCTCGTGGCTCATATACAAGGGCTTCATTCGCGACACCGGAGTTGTCCAGCTTCGACGGTTGCCGCTCTATCTGGAGGCAGCACGTCGTCGGCTGACGTCCGGCAAGACGTCAGCCGACTTGGCTGCCACACAGGAGCTTGAAGCGCTGTTCCACGAACGTACGGACGATCTGTCCGTGTGGGCCAGGCTCGCGCCAGATGTCCAGCACGTCCGTTGGGCACTCGAGGAACTGCGCGTCAGCCTGTTCGCTCAGGACCTACGAACCGCGTTCCCGGTGTCGGTGAAACGCGTGACTGTGCTGGTCGACGCGCTTTAGACGCCGAGCAGATCGATCACGAAGACGAGCGTCTTGCCCGAGAGGCGGTGTCCGCCACCTGCGGGGCCGTATGCGAGCTCCGGCGGGCACACGAGCTGGCGGCGACCGCCAACCTTCATGCCCGGGATGCCGATCTGCCAAGCCTGGATCAGCTGCGGCAGCGGGAAGTTCGCGGACTGGCCACGATCCCAGGAAGCGTCGAACTGCTCACCGGAGTCGAACTCGACGCCGACGTAGTGGACGTCAACCATGCCACCGGGAACGGCCTCAGCACCGTCACCTTCGATGAGATCCGTGATCTGCAGTTCGGTGGGCGCGGGTCCCTCGATGAAGTCAATTTCAGGCTTGTCAGTCATGCGTCGATCCTTTCATATGGGTGCGCTGTAACAATGGCCAGATGCGCGCAACGATCCTCCATGCAGCCCGCGACATCCGCCTCGACGATGTCTCCGATCCTCAACTTCACGACGACGGTGACGCCATTGTCCGCGTGGTTGCTTCCTGTGTCTGCGGCTCTGATCTGTGGCCCTATCGCGGCATCAACGAAGTCAACGAACCGCAGCGCATCGGCCACGAGTTCGTCGGCATCGTTGAGCAGGTCGGCGCCAGTGTGCAGACCGTGAAGGTTGGTGACTTCGTCATCGCCCCGTTCATGTTCTCCGACAACACCTGCGCGCTATGCGTACGTGGAGTCCATACGTCGTGCGTCCAGGGCGGGTTCTGGGGATATGCCGACCACAAGGGTCATCCCGTCGATGGCGGGCAGGGCGAGGTCGTACGCGTACCTGTCGCTGACGGCACGCTCGTGGCAACCCCGTCCCAGCCGAGCCAGGAGCTCATTCCGCATCTGCTGACGCTCTCGGACGTGTTCCCGACTGGTCACCACGCGGCAGTCTCTGCGGGAGTCACTGCGGGCAGCACGGTTGCGGTAGTCGGCGACGGCGCGGTCGGCCTCAGCGCGATCCTCGCGGCCAAGCGCCTCGGCGCTGGCAAGGTCATTGCGATGTCACGTCATAAGGACCGCCAGCGCCTGGCCACCGAGTTCGGGGCCGACGAAGTTGTCGCCGAACGCGGCAAGGAGGGCGCAGCGGCTGTGCGCGAGATCTTCGATGGCATCGGTGCTGACTACGTACTCGAGTGCGTGGGCACTTCCGACAGCATGAAGCAGGCGATCCAGTCAGTACGTCCTGGCGGCCGCGTTGGCTATGTCGGCGTCCCGCACGATGTCCAGCTCAACATCCCCGCGATGTTCAGTCGCAACGTTGGTATTGCCGGCGGAGTCGCTCCCGTTCGCGCCTATATCGACGACATCCTCCCGGACGTCCTCAACGGCACCGTCCTGCCGGGCAAGGTCTTCGACCTGACCGTCCCGCTCGACCAGGTCGCGCAGGCCTATCAGGCGATGGACGAGCGCACGGCGATCAAGTCGATGCTGACGGTCTGAACGGCTCTACCTTCACCACGGCATCGAGGTCGAGCGGACCGTAGATGTGCGGGAAGCTCAACGGCTGCCCCGGTACGTCGTCGTACTGCCACGGAGACACCAGCAGGTCGGTGTCGATCGTGAGCAGTAGTACGGGTTCGGCGAAGTCGGCGTAGTAGCGGTCGTACACGTCATCGACCTGCTCGGGACGCGAGCAGTGGATGAACCCGACGTCAGAAAGGTCGAGGCCCAACGTCGACACCGTGTAGGTGCCGGCACGTCGGGCCTCGGTCCACGCGCCTTCAAGCGCGAGGTGATGAATCAGTGGCATGCCCGCAGGCTAGCGGAGCTCCGACGATGTCAGGCCGAGCAGACGGCGAGCCACGATGAGCTGCTGGATCTGCTGGGTGCCTTCGAAGATGTCGAGGATCTTGGAGTCGCGTGCCCACTTCTCGACGAGTTCGTTCTCGCTGTAGCCGAGCGTGCTGGCCAGCTCGACGCAACGCAGCGTGATCTGGTTACCAGCACGGCCCGCCTTGGCCTTCGCCATGGACGCTTCCATCGAGTTGGGCTTGCGGTTGTCCGCCAGCCACGCCGCTTCGAGTGTCAGGAGCAGCGCTGCCTCGTAGTCAGCCTCCATCGAGATGAACGTTGCGGCGGCGTACGACTGCGACTGCACTGGGCGGTCGTAGTCGATGACAACGCCAGCGCCTTCGAGCAGCTTGCGAGTGTCCTCGAGGGCCGCACGCGCACAGCCAACAGCCATACCGGCCACCAGCGGACGCGTGTTGTCGAACGTCGCCATGGCGCCTGCAAAGCCGCCCTTGGTGTCGATCTCCGGGTTGCCCAGAAGGTTCTCCGCCGGTACGCGGCAGTTGTCGAGCACGATGACTGCCGTGTCAGACGAGCGAATGCCGAGCTTGTGCTCGAGACGCTCGACCCGGATACCCGGCAGGCTCTTCGGCACGAGGAACGACTTGATCGCGGCACGTCCGAGGCTCTTGTCGAGAGTTGCCCAGACGACGACAGAGTCGGCCCGCTCCCCCGACGTGACGAAGATCTTCTCGCCGTTGAGGATGTAGGCGTCGCCGTCCTTGACCGCTGTCGTCGTAATGGCGGCAGAGTCCGAACCAAAGCTCGGCTCGGTGATGGCCATGGCGGCCCAAGTGCCCTTGAAGCGCTCCAGCTGCTCGTCGTCGGCCACCGACGCGATCGCGGAGTTGCCGAGGCCTTGACGGGGCATCGAGAGCAGGAGGCCGACGTCGCCCCAGCACATCTCGATGACGGAGAGGACCGACGACATGTTGGCGCCGTTCTTGATCTTGCCCTTGTCGCTGTCGGTGTCGTCGCGGCGTACGCCTGCGGCACCAGCACCCTGGCCTTCGCCCGAGTCGCCCATGCCGTCGATCAGCGAGGCAAGGAGGTCGAGCTCCTTGGGGTACGCGTGTTCGGCAAGGTCGTACTTGCGGGAGTTGGAGCGCAGGAAGTTGTCAGCGACCTGATTGGCCTGCTGGACGAATGCGCGGAATTTGCGAGGAGTTTCGAGATTGATCATGGTGTGGTCCGCCCTCAGACGAGGACTGCTCCTTCCATCAGGCCGACAGCACGCAGATCGC from the Aeromicrobium panaciterrae genome contains:
- a CDS encoding acyl-CoA dehydrogenase family protein, which translates into the protein MINLETPRKFRAFVQQANQVADNFLRSNSRKYDLAEHAYPKELDLLASLIDGMGDSGEGQGAGAAGVRRDDTDSDKGKIKNGANMSSVLSVIEMCWGDVGLLLSMPRQGLGNSAIASVADDEQLERFKGTWAAMAITEPSFGSDSAAITTTAVKDGDAYILNGEKIFVTSGERADSVVVWATLDKSLGRAAIKSFLVPKSLPGIRVERLEHKLGIRSSDTAVIVLDNCRVPAENLLGNPEIDTKGGFAGAMATFDNTRPLVAGMAVGCARAALEDTRKLLEGAGVVIDYDRPVQSQSYAAATFISMEADYEAALLLTLEAAWLADNRKPNSMEASMAKAKAGRAGNQITLRCVELASTLGYSENELVEKWARDSKILDIFEGTQQIQQLIVARRLLGLTSSELR
- a CDS encoding neutral zinc metallopeptidase; this encodes MSFNEGASLDTSQVTGGGGGRSGAAIGGGAGGIILLILGLIFGQNLTGSSNPFDTGQVTGGGTESTATFDQCKTGADANRDDVCRIIGTVNSVQAYWTDALPADVQRQYQEAKTVIFSGQTQSACGTASGATGPFYCPADQRVYIDASFFDELTSKFGADDGALAQEYVVAHEYGHHVENILGILAKGQDGKSGPLSGGVRIELMADCMAGVWANHAANTKDDNGVTLLKPLTEDDIKSALSAAAAVGDDHIQGTLGGGNINQESWTHGSSESRQKWFLTGYKSGNVNTCDTFATNDL
- a CDS encoding zinc-dependent alcohol dehydrogenase family protein; amino-acid sequence: MRATILHAARDIRLDDVSDPQLHDDGDAIVRVVASCVCGSDLWPYRGINEVNEPQRIGHEFVGIVEQVGASVQTVKVGDFVIAPFMFSDNTCALCVRGVHTSCVQGGFWGYADHKGHPVDGGQGEVVRVPVADGTLVATPSQPSQELIPHLLTLSDVFPTGHHAAVSAGVTAGSTVAVVGDGAVGLSAILAAKRLGAGKVIAMSRHKDRQRLATEFGADEVVAERGKEGAAAVREIFDGIGADYVLECVGTSDSMKQAIQSVRPGGRVGYVGVPHDVQLNIPAMFSRNVGIAGGVAPVRAYIDDILPDVLNGTVLPGKVFDLTVPLDQVAQAYQAMDERTAIKSMLTV
- a CDS encoding DivIVA domain-containing protein — its product is MTHPPGLAFSTVRWIEGYDIDEVNAFIMKIEPLVLERAPDRDLAQRITRSRFTPVRIRRGYDMDEVDAYLDRLLDLAIYGQRST
- a CDS encoding type II CAAX endopeptidase family protein, whose translation is MDGTRPTTSRFRAELWIVLGLSLGQSAVYALLSLIIQLTGKGVRNSTATLNGSRSDREWLDFTLQVLGIGFALVPVVLALYLLSLDPDKPSPLRRLGITGTRRGRDVLWGMGLAAAIGLPGIGLYAAGRELGVTAEVIPAPVDQYWWTIPILILAALQNAILEEVVVVGFVMTRLRQIGWSMWATIVTSALIRGSYHLYQGFGQALGNVVMGLVFGYWFTRTKRVLPLIVAHTILDVVVFVGYAVLKEHVDWL
- a CDS encoding FKBP-type peptidyl-prolyl cis-trans isomerase, which gives rise to MTDKPEIDFIEGPAPTELQITDLIEGDGAEAVPGGMVDVHYVGVEFDSGEQFDASWDRGQSANFPLPQLIQAWQIGIPGMKVGGRRQLVCPPELAYGPAGGGHRLSGKTLVFVIDLLGV
- the hrpA gene encoding ATP-dependent RNA helicase HrpA gives rise to the protein MKIRYDEALPITARHDDIAAAMRDHQVIVVAGETGSGKTTQLPKIAYELGQRSIAHTQPRRIAARAVAKRIAEECDVELGAEVGYAVRFDDKTSAGTAIRLVTDGLLLAEVHSDRSLKRYDTIIIDEAHERSLSIDFLLGYLKQLLPRRPDLKVVITSATIDVDRFAAMFNAPVIEVSGRTYPVEVRYRPLAETGADDQLDAIAAAISELPRDGDILVFMSGEREIRDAADYLLGKKYPRTEILPLFGRLAAADQQKIFSSHPGRRIVLATNVAETSLTVPGIRHVIDPGFARISRFSQRLKVQRLPIEPISQASAAQRSGRCGRVADGICIRLYSEEDFDGRPEFTDPEIQRTNLASVLLQMASLDLGAIKDFPFLDPPDSRAVTDGLNLLYELGAMHAERLTKVGRKMSTLPTDPRLGRMLLAADKLGCLADVLVIVSAMSIQDPRERPLEHQQAADEKHKRFVEPDSDFLSWLTLWKYIREQRDNLSSSAFRRMCRDEYLHYLRIREWQDVHSQLRRTAKDLGMKAGSPNADPDLVHQALLSGLLSHVGLREPDGREFLGARQAKFMIFPGSGLAKKPPRMAMVGELVETSRLWGRTAAKIQPEWVEEAGEHLVNRSYSEPHWSTKRGSVMAREKVLLYGIPIIVDRLVQYGRVDPVVSRDLFIRHALVQGEWRTHHRFFAKNQAMVGQVEELEDRLRRRDLRVDDETLYTFYDQRVPTDVVSTRHFDTWWKKTRVEHPDLLTFDPAMLSHGADGADDEYPREWHSDGEAFPLSYAFEPGMEADGVTVDLPIERLLTVDDRAFDWHVPGHRVELVTELIRSLPKRLRREFVPAGQFAPRLVEAMDASASDLSSELARQMRLLNGTVVQPEDFDFAALPGHLRVTFRVLENGKELSRSKDLGDLRTELSSYVRADLTKAARQEERAGLLDWTVGDIDRSITAGQVTGYPALVDEGKSVGLRVLDSEAEQAAAMVRGQATLLSFHLAAPVPQIGRSLDLHSKLLLSTGPYADAAAVIEECWLAAIESLIPRHGGPVWDEESFNALREVIRADVYDETERAVHSVIAALKALGEVEIDESEAGEDVRVQLSWLIYKGFIRDTGVVQLRRLPLYLEAARRRLTSGKTSADLAATQELEALFHERTDDLSVWARLAPDVQHVRWALEELRVSLFAQDLRTAFPVSVKRVTVLVDAL
- a CDS encoding DUF952 domain-containing protein, whose amino-acid sequence is MPLIHHLALEGAWTEARRAGTYTVSTLGLDLSDVGFIHCSRPEQVDDVYDRYYADFAEPVLLLTIDTDLLVSPWQYDDVPGQPLSFPHIYGPLDLDAVVKVEPFRPSAST
- a CDS encoding PPOX class F420-dependent oxidoreductase, yielding MGTNQRSQVAMTDEEILAFLPTQRTASLVTLGGTGHPHAVAMWFAFIDGVIWFETKAKAQKTVNLLRDPRATVLIDDGLTYDTLRGVSLEGRCEVIEDPGALWAVGVNVWERYTGPYTDEMKPFVEMMLNKRVAIRFDVERTRSWDHRKLGLDPIPLGGTTA
- a CDS encoding DUF445 domain-containing protein — protein: MTSPESTASFQMPEGLSEGDAVRLKGLRKMRALALSLLVLAAVIYVFTRNEDGFVGYVNAGAEAAMVGAIADWFAVTALFRHPLGLPIPHTAIIPKRKESLGESLQEFVADNFLREEVIRERIQSAEVSRRIGDWLVTGEHSQRVVTEASRILSDALSHIKETDVAAIIEEALIPRMKEEHLSPVIGQLLEEVLRDDAHRGLVDLVLDELGRWLLHNDDEVSALIENRAPAWTPQWLDKRVAGWVHEQVVEWVAEISRTPGHPARVTLDRWLVQLAHDLQHDEATMERAENLKERMLSQPRVIATSIQLWDALRRALIGSLGDENGLLRRRAREEVDAFGQKLIDDPDLSRRLDATISDIAAYAVNNYGHEVATIISATVNRWDGKETAERIELHVGRDLQFIRINGTVVGGLAGVVIHAISTIL